A window of Gemmatimonadota bacterium contains these coding sequences:
- a CDS encoding outer membrane beta-barrel protein, whose translation MRWYKVLGFVVACVLASASMSSAQVAGKWGLGGFVSYTNPLFTFGERFGSGVDKWGLNASRVSSPRLTVEAEFHHTYMDGGALETGEFTWSPKALTAKQYSSKDINPNSSHTNRFNSVLLSGLWFFNADRSMDEGSFSPYIVAGGGLYDHKTVAENIVWPGQSPTDASGVDATNVDAQGDILPQVVIDRQEDTRTAVTAVLGLGLEAHVTQTIALDVRARYHFILGELRPRDAWGLDKAFPLQMFDLSAGFKFYFWD comes from the coding sequence TTGAGATGGTATAAAGTTTTAGGTTTTGTCGTTGCCTGTGTTTTGGCTTCGGCAAGCATGTCTTCGGCTCAGGTTGCCGGTAAGTGGGGCCTGGGCGGGTTTGTCAGCTATACCAATCCCCTGTTCACCTTTGGTGAAAGGTTTGGCAGTGGTGTGGATAAATGGGGGCTTAATGCCAGTCGTGTGAGTAGCCCTCGCCTGACTGTTGAAGCCGAATTTCACCACACTTATATGGATGGTGGCGCTCTGGAAACCGGTGAGTTTACCTGGTCCCCCAAGGCTCTGACAGCCAAGCAATATAGCAGCAAAGATATCAACCCGAATAGTTCGCACACGAATCGCTTTAATAGTGTGCTATTGTCCGGGTTGTGGTTTTTTAATGCGGACCGTTCAATGGATGAGGGGAGTTTTTCGCCTTATATCGTTGCGGGCGGTGGTTTGTACGATCACAAGACCGTAGCAGAAAATATTGTTTGGCCCGGTCAGAGTCCGACCGATGCCAGCGGTGTAGATGCGACGAATGTGGATGCTCAGGGCGATATTTTGCCCCAGGTGGTGATTGACCGTCAGGAAGATACGCGCACGGCCGTGACCGCGGTGTTGGGGTTGGGGCTGGAAGCGCACGTGACGCAGACGATCGCGCTGGATGTGCGCGCGCGGTATCATTTTATTCTCGGCGAACTCCGCCCTCGCGATGCGTGGGGCCTGGATAAGGCATTTCCGCTTCAGATGTTTGATCTGAGTGCCGGGTTCAAATTCTATTTCTGGGATTAA
- a CDS encoding TonB-dependent receptor gives MQKILSIVVLSLLVSAGISHAATTGKVQGTVRDAQTGEVLPGANVVIEGTQRGAVTDPDGFFVILLVDPGTYAMTASLVGYDAQRQTGIRVQTDLTTTVDFQIREAALELGEITVIAERPPVEPDKTTSKYIMSAEDLEAVPIVRDMGDFIELQAGVSIDAEGDEIMIRGGDRDHVAYIVDGVRISTTDSYGSRTGIGRSLNKSAVQELQVITGGYNAEYGNAQGGVVSMVTRDGGSSYSGMLDYRFTPSGQKHWGANVYDSPMHRGNNKWDNPDWVAEQIEIPADLDGDGSNDIVQAHKRLDYTGKMGHRIDANIAGPLSQDVTFFASTVWRKEPAALLSANLTTPRNTRNTAKLTYSASPSLKLRAGGIYNSSEGTFGGPSDGGRLDLRNSGKNIFLHVVNPTGNLVTTDALFYGAVTHSLSPKTFYEVNLGYSTTDRDTTGFHRHFIVDDKLTSSSVKDAAGHYTIYRETHNWSMYSYNRVSFKADLSSQVNKQNFVKAGVEVIRYNNWYQQRWSDGPTHRRLRWFSQNYTDTAFWPSGNNVGLNPLDFGVYIQDKIEFEGMIVNAGMRGEIFFPNTYIKDSDAWYGAKAPWNGMTRSAYIPTTKGPTIKAVQPRIGVSHPITEKSLVRFFYGRFVQRPQFHEMFMNEFTSNEAVDRDLNGNGAIDPGEQFNEFNDSGSRHGTPYLPPEETTSFEVGLDWNFVGDYVLGLTTYYKASGNEIRSASQQWIDPGGHQYVTGVQGHGPGNWRDVRGFEINLRKKFSNMFSFNVGYNLQWADGGRNSAHRRDVWPDSQFVASGYYFNTWDVDPTTGVETPVSLREKARREGLPEDHYIIQYGRQANIYLRSQHTRILNFDGRGGAWSWIPWYSHYSSEGAQFVANEARTSLGHYDDGDREFWERAGNHPGNPGSGEGTLSVAHNQESGERAPLTADRRSFGSITFLFATPANYGPFGGKALGNIRSNLVYYLYAGNRFTYSTGGIQGFRQGPLHTRADFNAEKVFGNMSGVNITVAVEIYNLFNQKDWRQNSIGGVPEDWDSDRYQKYGIMGLEPTNVDIVALGLQAPEINDIGNYWDSPREMQFSLRIKW, from the coding sequence ATGCAAAAGATACTTTCAATAGTTGTACTGTCCTTGCTTGTTAGCGCGGGTATTTCACATGCCGCGACAACGGGAAAAGTGCAGGGTACAGTGCGCGACGCGCAGACGGGTGAAGTATTGCCGGGTGCCAATGTGGTGATTGAAGGCACACAGCGCGGTGCAGTCACCGATCCCGATGGGTTTTTTGTCATTTTGCTCGTCGATCCCGGCACGTATGCAATGACGGCCTCGTTAGTGGGTTATGATGCACAGCGTCAGACCGGCATCAGGGTTCAAACTGACTTGACGACGACGGTTGATTTCCAGATTCGGGAAGCAGCTCTGGAATTGGGCGAAATCACGGTGATTGCCGAACGTCCGCCGGTTGAGCCAGATAAGACGACGAGCAAGTACATCATGAGTGCCGAGGATCTGGAAGCCGTGCCCATCGTGCGCGATATGGGTGATTTTATCGAGCTTCAGGCTGGTGTTTCAATCGATGCCGAAGGCGATGAGATTATGATCCGCGGCGGCGACCGCGACCATGTGGCATACATCGTGGATGGCGTTCGCATTTCAACGACCGACTCCTATGGTTCTCGCACGGGTATCGGGCGAAGCCTGAACAAGAGTGCGGTTCAGGAACTTCAGGTGATTACGGGTGGTTACAACGCCGAGTATGGCAATGCCCAGGGTGGTGTGGTTTCGATGGTGACGCGCGATGGTGGTTCGTCATACAGCGGTATGCTGGACTATCGATTCACGCCTTCGGGACAGAAGCACTGGGGTGCGAATGTGTACGATTCGCCCATGCACCGGGGCAACAACAAGTGGGATAATCCCGACTGGGTTGCAGAGCAGATCGAGATCCCCGCTGACCTGGATGGCGATGGTTCCAATGACATCGTACAGGCGCACAAGCGTCTGGACTACACGGGCAAAATGGGACATCGCATCGATGCCAATATCGCGGGTCCTCTGAGTCAGGACGTGACATTTTTTGCCAGTACGGTCTGGCGCAAAGAGCCTGCGGCATTGTTGAGTGCCAATTTGACCACGCCCCGGAATACGCGCAATACAGCAAAGCTGACGTATTCCGCATCTCCCAGCTTGAAGTTGCGAGCAGGGGGGATTTACAATAGCAGTGAAGGGACCTTTGGTGGCCCGAGCGATGGCGGCAGGTTGGATTTGCGCAACAGTGGTAAAAATATCTTTTTACACGTCGTAAATCCAACGGGTAACCTCGTTACCACAGATGCGTTGTTTTACGGTGCTGTGACGCATTCTCTGTCTCCCAAGACTTTTTACGAAGTGAATCTGGGCTATTCGACGACAGACCGAGACACCACGGGCTTTCATCGCCACTTTATCGTAGATGATAAACTGACTTCTTCCAGCGTGAAGGATGCGGCAGGGCACTACACGATTTACCGCGAAACGCACAACTGGAGCATGTATAGCTACAACCGGGTGAGCTTTAAGGCAGACCTTTCCAGCCAGGTGAACAAGCAGAACTTTGTGAAAGCCGGCGTGGAAGTGATCCGCTACAACAACTGGTATCAGCAGAGGTGGTCAGATGGTCCCACGCACCGTCGCCTGCGCTGGTTCTCCCAGAACTATACAGATACGGCATTCTGGCCCAGTGGAAACAATGTGGGCCTCAATCCCCTTGACTTTGGTGTCTATATTCAGGACAAGATCGAGTTTGAGGGGATGATTGTGAATGCGGGCATGAGGGGCGAGATTTTCTTCCCGAACACCTATATCAAAGACTCCGATGCCTGGTACGGTGCTAAGGCACCTTGGAATGGCATGACGCGTTCCGCCTATATTCCCACAACCAAGGGTCCCACGATCAAAGCAGTTCAGCCTCGCATTGGCGTGTCGCACCCGATTACGGAAAAGAGCCTCGTACGCTTTTTCTACGGTCGGTTTGTGCAGCGCCCGCAATTCCACGAAATGTTCATGAACGAGTTCACGTCCAATGAGGCCGTGGATAGGGATCTGAATGGCAATGGTGCGATTGATCCCGGCGAACAGTTCAACGAGTTCAATGACTCGGGTTCACGGCACGGTACTCCGTATTTGCCTCCCGAAGAAACCACTTCTTTTGAGGTGGGCCTGGACTGGAACTTTGTGGGTGATTACGTGCTCGGGCTGACGACTTATTACAAAGCGTCGGGTAATGAGATCAGAAGCGCCTCACAGCAGTGGATCGATCCAGGGGGCCATCAGTATGTGACGGGTGTTCAAGGCCATGGGCCGGGTAACTGGCGCGATGTTCGCGGTTTCGAGATCAATTTGCGGAAGAAATTCTCGAACATGTTCTCGTTCAATGTGGGCTACAACCTGCAGTGGGCAGACGGAGGTCGCAATAGCGCGCACCGCCGCGATGTATGGCCAGACTCTCAGTTCGTAGCCAGTGGGTACTACTTTAACACCTGGGATGTCGATCCCACGACAGGCGTAGAGACACCCGTATCACTGCGGGAAAAAGCGCGTCGCGAAGGGTTACCCGAAGATCACTACATCATCCAGTATGGAAGACAGGCGAATATTTATTTGCGGAGTCAACATACCAGAATATTGAATTTCGACGGCAGAGGTGGTGCGTGGTCGTGGATTCCGTGGTATTCGCACTATTCGTCAGAGGGCGCTCAGTTTGTCGCCAATGAAGCCCGCACGAGCCTGGGCCATTACGACGATGGAGACAGGGAATTCTGGGAACGCGCTGGCAACCATCCGGGCAATCCGGGAAGTGGCGAAGGCACCCTGTCGGTGGCGCACAACCAGGAATCTGGCGAGCGTGCCCCGCTGACCGCCGACCGCCGCAGTTTTGGTTCGATTACGTTCTTATTTGCCACGCCAGCGAACTACGGTCCTTTTGGCGGCAAAGCCTTAGGCAATATTCGCTCCAATCTGGTGTATTATCTCTACGCGGGTAACAGGTTTACGTATAGCACGGGTGGTATTCAGGGATTCCGACAGGGTCCCCTCCATACGCGTGCGGACTTCAATGCCGAGAAGGTATTTGGCAATATGTCGGGCGTGAACATAACCGTGGCTGTGGAGATCTACAATTTGTTCAACCAGAAGGACTGGCGCCAGAATAGCATTGGTGGGGTTCCAGAAGATTGGGATTCCGATCGCTATCAGAAGTATGGCATCATGGGCTTAGAGCCTACCAATGTCGATATTGTTGCG